The following proteins are co-located in the Vigna unguiculata cultivar IT97K-499-35 chromosome 9, ASM411807v1, whole genome shotgun sequence genome:
- the LOC114162317 gene encoding uncharacterized methyltransferase At1g78140, chloroplastic, giving the protein MAIGGTVAGIYTLSPPLSSFIPTRLFSRSHFAAKLRCPPSIRLRASSTAVIDTETNPTESVVVEKEVSNSSNPLACPVCYDSLTWTGGSGLSVDTISGSSFRCGTCQKKYVGNQTHIDLTATGGAKSYGETMPASTELFRVPLISFLYERGWRQTFSVWGGFPGPEKEFELMKGFLKPVLEGNIVDASCASGLFSRLFAKSQLFSFVVALDYSENMLQQCYEFIQQEENFPKENLILVRADISRLPFVSNSVDAVHAGAALHCWPSPLAAVAEISRVLRPGGVFVATTYILDGPFSIIPFRSTLRQNIRQASGSYIFLSERELEDLCRTCGLVGFKCIRNGLFVMISARKPS; this is encoded by the exons ATGGCAATAGGCGGAACAGTTGCCGGTATATACACGCTTTCTCCACCACTCTCTTCCTTCATCCCCACGCGCCTGTTCTCACGCTCTCATTTCGCTGCAAAGCTTCGATGTCCTCCTTCCATTCGACTTCGAGCTTCTTCTACTGCCGTCATCGACACCGAAACCAATCCAACG GAATCCGTCGTAGTTGAAAAGGAAGTGAGCAATAGCAGCAACCCGTTGGCTTGTCCTGTGTGTTATGATTCCTTGACATGGACTGGTGGTTCTGGTTTGTCCGT AGATACAATCAGCGGGTCTAGTTTTCGATGTGGCACATGTCAGAAAAAATATGTTGGTAACCAAACGCACATTGATCTCACCGCAACAGGTGGAGCTAAGAGCTACGGTGAAACGATGCCTGCTTCCACAGAGCTTTTCAG GGTGCCATTGATATCATTTCTCTATGAGAGGGGCTGGCGTCAAACCTTTTCTGTGTggggtggttttccaggtcctGAGAAAGAG TTTGAATTGATGAAGGGTTTCCTAAAACCAGTATTGGAAGGAAATATAGTTGATGCTAGTTGTGCAAGTGGATTGTTTTCAAGATTATTTGCAAAAAGTcaactgttttcttttgttgttgctCTAGACTACTCAGAAAACATGTTACAGCAATGTTATGAATTCATTCAGCAGGAAGAGAACTTCCCAAAAGA gaaCTTAATCTTGGTTAGAGCAGACATATCTAGGCTTCCCTTTGTTTCTAATTCTGTTGACGCTGTGCATGCTGGCGCTGCTCTACACTGTTGGCCTTCACCATTGGCAGCT GTGGCTGAAATAAGTCGAGTTTTACGACCTGGAGGTGTATTTGTTGCAACCACCTACATACTTGATGGTCCTTTTTCTATTATCCCATTTCGAAGTACATTACGGCAg AATATAAGGCAAGCATCTGGGAGCTACATCTTCCTCTCTGAACGTGAACTTGAAGATCTCTGCAGGACGTGCGGGCTGGTTGGGTTTAAATGCATTAGAAATGGGCTTTTTGTGATGATCTCTGCTAGAAAGCCCAGTTAA
- the LOC114164172 gene encoding uncharacterized protein LOC114164172, producing MERSTPVRKPHTSTADLLTWSETPISDSPPPPSSASRSHQPSDGIRKVVFGGQVTDEEVESLNKRKPCSEYKMKEITGSGIFVANGEDDPSEAGSTNPNKTGVRMYQQVTAGISHISFGDEESISPKKPTSLPEVAKQRELSGTLESEDSILKKQLSDAKCKELSGHDIFAPPPEIKPSPITPRILELKGSIGIGERHADGDQSETNAAGEPMKTAKKIYDKKYAELSGNDIFKGDVPPSSAEKSLSGAKLREMSGSNIFADGKVEARDYLGGVRKPPGGESSIALV from the exons ATGGAGAGAAGCACTCCGGTGAGGAAGCCACACACTTCAACAGCAGATCTGCTTACTTGGTCGGAAACTCCTATTTCTGATTCCCCACCTCCTCCTTCCTCCGCCTCTCGTTCTCACCAG CCGTCCGATGGGATCAGGAAGGTCGTATTTGGGGGTCAGGTCACCGATGAGGAAGTCGAGAGCTTAAACAAACG AAAGCCTTGTTCGGAGTATAAGATGAAGGAGATAACTGGTAGTGGAATATTTGTAGCCAATGGAGAAGACGATCCCTCAGAAGCTGGCAGTACGAACCCAAATAAGACTGGAGTACGTATGTACCAG CAAGTGACTGCTGGAATCAGCCATATCTCCTTTGGTGATGAAGAGAGTATTTCTCCAAAAAAACCAACTTCCTTGCCTGAGGTGGCAAAGCAGCGTGAACTAAGTGGAACTTTGGAAAGTGAAGACTCTATATTGAAAAAGCAACTTTCTGATGCGAAGTGCAAGGAGCTCAGCGGTCATGACATATTTGCTCCACCACCAGAAATCAAACCCAGTCCAATAACTCCTCGCATACTTGAGTTAAAAGGGAGCATAGGCATTGGAGAACGTCAT GCCGATGGAGATCAAAGCGAAACCAACGCTGCTGGGGAACCAATGAAAACAGCAAAGAAGATCTATGACAAGAAATATGCAGAACTTTCTGGGAATGACATATTCAAAGGTGATGTGCCACCTTCATCTGCTGAGAAATCATTGAGTGGGGCTAAACTACGAGAGATGAGTGGCAGCAACATCTTTGCTGATGGAAAGGTGGAAGCAAGAGACTACCTAGGTGGCGTACGGAAGCCACCCGGTGGTGAGAGCAGCATTGCCTTGGTATAA